From one Solanum stenotomum isolate F172 chromosome 12, ASM1918654v1, whole genome shotgun sequence genomic stretch:
- the LOC125847290 gene encoding zinc finger protein ZAT10-like — translation MALEALNSPTGTSNPQTFQFESKGQQQLRYLESWTKGERSKRSRSMDRQPTEEEYLALCLIMLARSDDSVSQVRSLPPPVPVMKINTLSEKIEDKMLYKCSVCGKGFGSYQALGGHKASHQKLIAGGGEGDDQSTTSATTNAIGG, via the exons ATGGCCCTTGAAGCTTTGAATTCTCCAACTGGTACTTCAAATCCGCAGACATTTCAATTTGAGAGCAAAGGTCAGCAACAGCTTCGGTACCTTGAGAGTTGGACTAAAGGGGAGAGATCTAAGAGGTCACGGAGTATGGATCGTCAGCCTACTGAAGAGGAATATTTGGCGCTTTGTTTGATTATGCTTGCGCGGAGCGATGACTCTGTTAGTCAG GTACGATCTCTACCACCGCCGGTGCCAGTGATGAAAATCAACACGCTGTCGGAGAAGATTGAAGATAAGATGTTGTATAAGTGTTCGGTTTGTGGTAAGGGATTTGGATCTTATCAAGCTTTAGGAGGACATAAAGCTAGTCATCAGAAACTCATCGCCGGTGGCGGCGAGGGAGATGATCAATCGACTACCTCAGCTACTACTAACGCTATCGGCGGCTAG
- the LOC125849304 gene encoding uncharacterized protein LOC125849304: MEETENESIKSASEEISSEFKTLINAKDLDSLKQLQNLILGRLQDSNAVLSHFNEYSEHCYAEVSADFSRNTRLLKSMKSDLDYIFLKLRNMKAKIISTYPDALPDNTTIQALDQRPDLEMPQ, encoded by the exons ATGGAGGAAACAGAGAACGAATCCATCAAATCTGCATCCGAAGAGATTTCCAGTGAATTCAAAACCCTAATCAATGCTAAGGATTTGGATTCCTTGAAGCAATTGCAAAACCTCAT ATTGGGACGGTTGCAGGACAGCAATGCAGTTCTTTCTCACTTCAATGAGTATTCAGAACATTGTTACGCAGAGGTCTCGGCAGATTTCTCTAGAAATACACGTCTCTTAAAATCTATGAAGTCAGACCTTGATTACATATTTCTGAAGTTGAG GAACATGAAGGCAAAAATCATATCAACGTACCCAGATGCTCTTCCAGATAATACAACTATTCAGGCACTTGATCAAAGGCCTGATCTTGAAATGCCACAATAA